Proteins from a genomic interval of Phenylobacterium sp. LH3H17:
- a CDS encoding ABC transporter ATP-binding protein produces the protein MKGPQVSISVTDLTLRFPVYGVDAKSLKKRLASITVGGKLGRTLTGATEVTALSKVNMKLKAGDRLGLIGHNGSGKTTLLRALSGAYEPDEGTIDVHGQIAALLDLNLGIDPSATGLDNIRLRGRIAGLTAREIEDKLEEIAEFTGLGPFLAMPLKTYSAGMQARLAFAVSTAVEADVILMDEWIAVGDADFQKIAHKRLLGLMERAGILVLASHDLDLIRLYCNKVMRIEGGVASPVTDVKKLHELLAAA, from the coding sequence ATGAAGGGTCCCCAGGTCTCGATCAGCGTCACCGATCTCACCCTGCGCTTCCCCGTCTACGGGGTGGACGCCAAGTCGCTGAAGAAGCGGCTGGCCAGCATCACGGTGGGCGGCAAGCTCGGCCGCACCCTGACCGGCGCCACCGAGGTCACGGCGCTCTCCAAGGTCAACATGAAGCTCAAGGCCGGCGACCGGCTAGGCCTCATCGGCCACAACGGCTCAGGCAAGACCACTCTGCTGCGGGCCCTGTCGGGGGCCTATGAGCCCGACGAGGGCACCATCGACGTCCATGGCCAGATCGCCGCCCTGCTGGACCTCAATCTTGGCATCGACCCTTCGGCCACCGGCCTGGACAACATCCGCCTGCGCGGCCGCATCGCCGGTCTCACCGCCCGCGAGATCGAGGACAAGCTGGAGGAGATCGCCGAGTTCACCGGCCTCGGTCCGTTCCTTGCCATGCCGCTGAAGACCTATTCCGCCGGCATGCAGGCGCGGTTGGCCTTCGCCGTCTCCACCGCCGTCGAGGCCGACGTGATCCTGATGGACGAGTGGATCGCCGTGGGCGACGCCGACTTCCAGAAGATCGCCCACAAGCGCCTGCTGGGCCTGATGGAGCGGGCCGGGATCCTGGTGCTGGCCTCGCACGACCTCGACCTGATCCGCCTCTACTGCAACAAGGTCATGCGGATCGAGGGCGGCGTCGCCTCCCCCGTCACCGACGTCAAGAAGCTGCACGAACTGCTGGCCGCCGCCTGA